Proteins encoded within one genomic window of Rhodohalobacter sp. SW132:
- a CDS encoding D-alanyl-D-alanine carboxypeptidase/D-alanyl-D-alanine-endopeptidase, producing MINIKMTQKIAGSFILILFSITLLSCKTTEPAMDRSPGLDEEERNGLEKIFTKSDVFSESITGFVLYDPESESILHNRDAERYFTPASNTKILTLYAALQALPDTLASLRYTVRNDTLYFRGTGDPSFLSPYFDYYKVYDFLKNREEVLVYDDSHFRDEHFGEGWPWDWYPQAYAPEKSPFPIYGNMMRLHAQQVALVMLNEEQSIEPAYFEKYIENMGWDGDQLELVKRDRNSNTIYYAPKSDTARQVRNIPFIYDRELIAGLLADTLGRDVLLADNIEAEYDSTLYTTPAKPLYERMMLMSDNLIAEQLMLMISDREFGTMNTSRAIQFSLNSFMNDLPQRPRWSDGSGLTRYNLITPYTTAILLENLYQMVGHDDALSYFPAGGVSGTLSGWYRAPEGRPPFVYAKTGTLRNSTSLSGYLFTDSGRRLIFSFHNNNYVVSNNVLRTEMNTVLQHIRENY from the coding sequence ATGATCAATATTAAAATGACTCAAAAAATTGCAGGTTCATTCATTCTTATTCTATTTTCAATTACGCTTTTATCGTGTAAAACTACCGAGCCTGCAATGGATCGCAGCCCCGGTTTGGATGAGGAAGAGCGTAACGGGCTTGAAAAAATATTTACAAAATCTGACGTCTTTTCTGAGAGTATAACCGGCTTTGTTCTGTATGATCCTGAATCAGAATCCATCCTCCACAACAGAGACGCAGAACGCTATTTCACGCCGGCATCAAACACAAAAATTCTTACGCTCTATGCCGCTCTTCAGGCGCTCCCTGATACCCTCGCTTCCCTCCGCTATACGGTTCGGAATGATACACTCTACTTTCGCGGCACCGGTGACCCCTCATTTTTAAGTCCTTATTTCGACTATTACAAAGTGTATGACTTTTTGAAAAACAGGGAAGAAGTTCTGGTATACGACGACAGCCATTTCAGAGATGAACATTTTGGCGAAGGGTGGCCGTGGGATTGGTACCCGCAGGCGTACGCTCCCGAGAAAAGTCCGTTCCCAATTTACGGAAACATGATGCGTCTGCATGCCCAGCAGGTCGCCCTGGTAATGCTGAACGAAGAACAGTCCATTGAACCGGCTTACTTTGAAAAATATATCGAAAACATGGGGTGGGACGGGGATCAGCTCGAACTTGTGAAGCGCGACAGAAACAGCAACACAATTTACTATGCACCGAAATCAGACACCGCACGTCAGGTCAGAAATATACCATTTATTTATGACCGCGAACTCATTGCCGGACTGCTTGCTGATACACTCGGGCGTGATGTGCTTCTGGCAGATAATATAGAGGCAGAGTATGATTCAACTCTTTACACGACCCCGGCAAAACCACTTTACGAACGCATGATGCTGATGAGTGATAACCTGATCGCAGAGCAGCTGATGCTGATGATTTCTGACAGGGAATTTGGCACAATGAATACGTCACGAGCCATACAATTTTCATTAAATTCATTCATGAACGACCTGCCGCAGCGGCCCCGGTGGTCTGATGGATCCGGGCTCACTCGATACAACCTGATCACTCCATACACCACTGCAATTTTGCTCGAAAACCTTTACCAGATGGTGGGGCATGATGATGCATTGTCTTATTTTCCGGCCGGCGGGGTCAGCGGAACACTCAGCGGATGGTACCGCGCACCGGAAGGCCGGCCGCCATTTGTCTACGCAAAAACGGGGACACTTCGAAACAGCACAAGCCTGAGCGGATATCTTTTTACAGACAGCGGTCGCCGGTTAATTTTCAGTTTTCACAACAATAACTATGTAGTGAGCAACAATGTTCTGCGCACAGAAATGAATACGGTTCTTCAGCATATTCGCGAAAACTATTGA